AGCCCTCCATGTGGGCTTCGAGCGCGCGGCGGGGTTCGACCTCGGTGACGATGACGTTCGCGTTCTGGCCCGACGCCTTCTTCGCGACGCCCTTCCCGCAGTAGCCGTAGCCCGCAACGACGACGTTCTTGCCGGCCCACGAGAGGTTCGTCGTCATGGCGATGCTCGCGAGCGAGCTTTCGCCCGTCCCGTGGACGTTGTCGAACAGCCGTTTCATCGGCGTGTCGTTGACCGCGAAGACGGGGTAGTTCAGCGCACCGTCTTCGTCCATCGCGCGCAATCGGTGGACTCCAGTAGTAGTTTCCTCACAGCCCCCGATGATCGAGTCGATCAGCTCGGGGTAGTCGTCGTGGATCGCCGCGACCATGTCCATACCGTCATCCACGGTGATTGTGGGTTCGTGGGCGATCACCGACTCGATGGCGGCGTAGTACTCCTCGTCGTCGACGCCCCGTACGGCATACGAGGTGATGTTCTCGTGGGCATCGAGCGCCGCGCTGACGTCGTCGTGTGTCGAGAGCGGGTTACAGCCGGTGATGGCGACCTCGGCACCGCCGTCGGCCAGTACTTCGACGAGATTAGCCGTCTTGGCCTCGACGTGCATCGCCATTCCGATGCGCTCGCCCTCGAGGGGCTTCTCGCTCTCGAACTCCTCGCGGAGGTGCGTGAGGATCGGCATGTGCTGGAACGCCCAGTCCATCTTCCGTCGGCCCTCCTCACGAGCGCTCTCGGGATCATTGAGGTGCTCGCTGATCGGGGGGTACGCCGTCTGACTCATGGTTCGAGGTGGGCGGGGCGCACCCAAAACCCTACCGAAGGTCGCGCCGGACACGGTAGTACCGGCCCATCGCGTCGACGAACGCGATCTTGAGGACGAACGTGACGACGAACCCGACGAACGTTCGAACCGGGTACTGGCGGTAGGCCGCATAGAGAGTGTACAGGTACAGCGGGACGTTCAGTACGTTGAGGAGTTCGGGGTAGCCGGTCCCGAACATCGAGTTGTCATCGGCGATCCACGCCTCCTCGCCGAGAACACCCTCGCTCAGCCAGTTGTCGGTGTCCTCGGGTTCGGAGAACAGGATCGGGTTGAGGATGAGGAAGGCGACCGTCGCCCCGAGGGCCTTCCACGAATGGCGATACAGCGCGAACAGCAACGCCGCGCCTCCGAGCATGCGGGTCGCACCGCTCCACGGGTTCGTATGCCGGCTCCAAGCGCCCTTGGACATCGGATTTCGGATAGCCATGCCCCCAATACGTTTGCCGCAGATAAAACCGTTCAGCACCAAGCCGTAGACCTTTGTGTCGTGCGGTCGACCAGTTTGTATGAGCTACAACGATTCGGGCTACCGGACTACGATCGGCTGGTCGTTACTCTCGTCGGGTATCGTCACGTTGATCTTGAAGGTCATGCCCCTCGACTCGCTGTGGTGGGGGCTGCTGTTGATCGCCGTCGGCATCGCCGTGATGGTCTACCGTTAGGCGCGCCCGACCAGCTCCGTCGCGCGTCGCTCAGCGGTCTCACGCACTTCCGTCTCGTCGAGCGTCAGCACCTCCCGGTCGCGCATGAGCGCCTCCCCGTCACAGACCGTATGGCGCACGTCCGAGCCGCGAACCGCGTACGCGAGGTGGCTCACCGGATCGTGGGCGGGCGTGAGATGGGGCTTCCCGAAGTCCACGACGGCGAGGTCGGCGTTCGCGCCTGCCTCGATCCGTCCCGAACCGATCCCGATAGCCCCGGCGCTCCCTTTCGTGGCCATCTCGACGACCTGCTCGGCAGGGACGGCGGCCGCCGAATCGGCCGCGAGCTTGCCGATCATGGCCGCGTCGCGCATCTCGTCGAA
This is a stretch of genomic DNA from Halalkalicoccus subterraneus. It encodes these proteins:
- a CDS encoding adenosylhomocysteinase produces the protein MSQTAYPPISEHLNDPESAREEGRRKMDWAFQHMPILTHLREEFESEKPLEGERIGMAMHVEAKTANLVEVLADGGAEVAITGCNPLSTHDDVSAALDAHENITSYAVRGVDDEEYYAAIESVIAHEPTITVDDGMDMVAAIHDDYPELIDSIIGGCEETTTGVHRLRAMDEDGALNYPVFAVNDTPMKRLFDNVHGTGESSLASIAMTTNLSWAGKNVVVAGYGYCGKGVAKKASGQNANVIVTEVEPRRALEAHMEGYDVMPMSEAAEVGDVFLTTTGNRDVIVREHFEAMQDGVLLANAGHFDIEIDLEALAELATDHYEARDGVEAYEMADGRRLNVIAEGRLVNLAAPIALGHPVEVMDQSFGVQAACVRELVESGGYSAGVHDVPDELDEEIAEIKLAAKGVKFDSLTDEQREYMGSWEHGT
- a CDS encoding DUF6653 family protein, which produces MAIRNPMSKGAWSRHTNPWSGATRMLGGAALLFALYRHSWKALGATVAFLILNPILFSEPEDTDNWLSEGVLGEEAWIADDNSMFGTGYPELLNVLNVPLYLYTLYAAYRQYPVRTFVGFVVTFVLKIAFVDAMGRYYRVRRDLR